Genomic window (bacterium):
TCCTATGTAGGACAATGATTGCCTCAATAATCTTTTCTGTTGTCTGATTTATTTCAATCTCTTCTCTGTTCCTCTGCGTCTCTGCGGTAAATTACCACCTGAACGGTTACTGAATGGGAGTGATGTATGACTGATTAAAATCATCAATCGAACTAAACATAGAAGGGTTGAGAAACCGAAAGAGTGAATAGAGTTCAGATAGGTTATTTTCAATCAATGTTGAAGTTGCCAGAGAAGATATTCATGTTCCGATAGATAGATTATTGTCAGGGATTTCCCAGTTAATTCGAAAGTTACTTTTATCTCTAATAGCGGCAATAGATTTCAATATATCGTGTGTGCGACCAGTATAATATTCAAAATCTGGTTCAACCTCATTTCTATCCT
Coding sequences:
- a CDS encoding SNF2-related protein, producing the protein MIENNLSELYSLFRFLNPSMFSSIDDFNQSYITPIQ